The genome window GACTGGATCTTGTTCATCGCCTTGATGACGTGGGCCGGGCCCGCGGCGTAGCCGACGCGCCAGCCGGTCATCGCGTAGGCCTTGGAAAGGCCGTTGAGCGTCAGGGTGCGGTCGTAGAGCTCCGGCACCACCTCGGCGATGGTGGCGAACTTGAAGCCGTCGTAGACGATGAACTCGTACATGTCGTCGGTCATCACCCAGACGTTCGGGTGCTTCAGCAGCATCGTCCCGATCGCTTTGAGATCCTGGGCGGTGTAGGCCGCGCCCGACGGATTCGAGGGCGAATTGAGGATCAACCACTTGGTCTTCGGAGTGATCGCCTTTTCCACATCCTCGGCGGTGACCTTGAAGCCGGTCTCCTCCTTCCCCATAACGAACACCGGCTTGCCGCCCGCGAGCAGGACGATGTCGGGGTAGCTCACCCAATAGGGCGCGGGGATGATCACCTCGTCGCCCGGATCGACGGTCGCCATGATCGCGTTGTAGATGCTCTGCTTGCCGCCGCAGGCGACCTGGATCTGGTTCGGGGCGTAGGTCAGGTTGTTGTCGCGCTTGAGCTTGGCGCAGATCGCCTCGCGCAGGGGCAGAATGCCCTCGACCGCGGTGTACTTGGTGTAGCCCTTGTCGAGCGCGGCCTTGGCCGCCAGCTTGACGT of uncultured Alphaproteobacteria bacterium contains these proteins:
- the aatA gene encoding Aspartate aminotransferase A, which gives rise to MSIIAERLSAIKPSPTLAVSSKAAEMKAAGADVIGLSAGEPDFDTPEHVKLAAKAALDKGYTKYTAVEGILPLREAICAKLKRDNNLTYAPNQIQVACGGKQSIYNAIMATVDPGDEVIIPAPYWVSYPDIVLLAGGKPVFVMGKEETGFKVTAEDVEKAITPKTKWLILNSPSNPSGAAYTAQDLKAIGTMLLKHPNVWVMTDDMYEFIVYDGFKFATIAEVVPELYDRTLTLNGLSKAYAMTGWRVGYAAGPAHVIKAMNKIQSQSSTHTTSIAQYAAVEALNGDHEFLKARNAAFRERRDTVVSMLNQATGLSCRTPEGAFYVYPSCAGCIGKKTEDGVVISDDNVFVAQLLEKTGIAVVQGAAFGLSPYFRISYATSMDNLVEACTRIQKFCNGLR